One genomic region from Rosa rugosa chromosome 1, drRosRugo1.1, whole genome shotgun sequence encodes:
- the LOC133725493 gene encoding linoleate 13S-lipoxygenase 3-1, chloroplastic-like encodes MALAKEIMGCSMMEYKSSLSSPFLNQSKFLIRPSLVNPSRMRRDNLVHLRKAKKGAVAAISEDLVKIVPVFSAAEKPVKFKVRAVVTVRNKIKEDFKEAVAKQVDALTDKIGRNVALELVSTEIDPRTKAAKKSSEGVLKDWSKKSNLKAERVNYTAEFEVDSNFGVPGAITVTNKHQTEFFLETITIEGFACGPLHFPCNSWMQAKKDHPEKRIVFCNKPYLPNQTPEGLKELRQKELKNLRGDGNGVRKLSDRIYDYALYNDLGNPDKGIDLTRPTLGGNKIPYPRRCRTGRLPTDTDMLTESRVEKPLPMYVPRDEQFEESKMDTFSFGRLKGVLHNLIPSLMSSFKSDKDFRSFADIDSLYSEGILLKLGLQEEILKKLPLPKMVSKFQDYNQGILKYDIPQILSKDKFSWLRDDEFARQAVAGVNPLSIERLESFPPVSKLDPDVYGPVESALKEEHILPHLYGMTVQQALDENKLYIVDYHDVYLPFLDRINALDGRKSYATRTIFFSTPNGSLKPVAIELSLPHAGPSSRAKRVLTPPVDATTTWLWRLAKAHVCSNDAGVHQLVHHWLRTHATLEPFILAAHRQLSAMHPIYKLLDPHMRYTLVINALARQGLINADGVIESCFTPGRYAMEISAAAYKDWRFDTQSLPADLIRRGMAVPDPTQPHGVKLVLEDYPYGSDGLLIWGAIENFVRTYVEHYYPDSSLIRSDRELQDWYSESINVGHADLRNETWWPSLSTPDDLVSILSTLIWLASAQHAALNFAQYPYGGYVPNRPPLMRRLIPEETDPEYANFLADPQKYFLSSLPSVLQATKYMAVVDTLSTHSPDEEYLGERQQPSTWSGDADVVEAFYKFSAEIRDIEKEIDRRNSDPTLKHRCGAGVLPYELLAPSSEPGITCRGVPNSVSI; translated from the exons ATGGCTCTGGCTAAAGAGATCATGGGTTGTTCTATGATGGAGTACAAGTCTTCTTTGTCATCTCCATTTTTGAACCAAAGCAAGTTTTTGATCAGACCCAGTTTGGTGAATCCTTCTAGGATGAGGAGGGATAATCTGGTGCATTTGAGGAAGGCTAAGAAGGGGGCTGTGGCTGCTATCAGTGAAGATTTGGTCAAAATTGTGCCTGTTTTCTCTGCAGCAGAGAAGCCTGTGAAGTTCAAGGTGAGAGCTGTGGTAACAGTTAGGAACAAGATCAAGGAGGATTTCAAAGAGGCCGTTGCCAAACAGGTAGATGCTTTAACTGACAAAATTGGCAGAAATGTTGCTTTGGAGCTTGTAAGCACTGAGATTGACCCAA gaaCAAAAGCAGCCAAGAAAAGCAGTGAAGGCGTTTTGAAGGATTGGTCAAAGAAATCAAATCTGAAAGCAGAGAGGGTGAATTACACAGCTGAGTTTGAGGTGGACTCCAATTTTGGAGTACCAGGAGCAATCACAGTTACTAATAAGCATCAAACAGAGTTCTTTTTGGAGACAATAACCATCGAAGGTTTCGCCTGCGGTCCATTGCATTTCCCTTGTAATTCTTGGATGCAAGCCAAGAAAGATCACCCAGAAAAGAGAATTGTCTTCTGCAACAAG CCATATTTACCAAACCAGACTCCAGAGGGGCTTAAGGAATTGAGACAGAAAGAGCTGAAGAATCTTAGGGGTGATGGAAATGGAGTCAGAAAATTATCTGATAGGATCTATGACTATGCTTTGTATAATGACCTGGGGAACCCTGATAAGGGAATTGACCTTACTAGACCTACTCTTGGTGGTAACAAAATTCCATATCCTAGAAGATGCCGCACCGGCCGTCTTCCAACTGATACTG ATATGCTAACCGAGAGCAGGGTTGAGAAGCCACTACCAATGTATGTACCCAGAGATGAACAGTTTGAGGAGTCAAAAATGGACACATTTTCTTTTGGGAGGCTGAAGGGAGTGCTCCACAATTTGATCCCTTCCTTAATGTCAagcttcaaatctgacaaagacTTCCGTAGCTTTGCCGACATTGACAGCCTCTACAGCGAAGGCATCCTTCTCAAACTGGGGTTACAAGAAGAAATCCTAAAGAAACTCCCATTGCCAAAAATGGTCAGCAAATTCCAAGACTACAACCAAGGAATTCTCAAATACGACATCCCTCAAATTCTTAGCA AGGACAAGTTCAGTTGGCTGCGAGATGACGAATTTGCCCGCCAAGCAGTGGCAGGAGTTAACCCATTGAGTATTGAGAGACTTGAATCTTTCCCACCAGTGAGCAAACTTGATCCTGACGTTTATGGTCCAGTAGAATCTGCACTCAAAGAAGAACACATTTTACCTCATCTCTATGGCATGACTGTTCAACAG gcACTGGATGAGAACAAGCTGTACATAGTGGACTACCATGATGTTTACCTTCCATTTCTTGATCGCATTAATGCCTTAGATGGGCGCAAGTCCTATGCGACTCGCACCATTTTTTTCTCGACACCCAATGGATCTCTCAAGCCAGTCGCCATTGAGCTTAGCCTCCCACATGCTGGACCAAGTTCAAGGGCTAAGCGTGTTTTGACTCCTCCGGTTGATGCCACGACCACTTGGTTGTGGCGACTTGCCAAGGCTCACGTCTGTTCCAACGACGCCGGTGTCCACCAACTTGTGCATCATTG GTTACGTACCCATGCTACCCTGGAGCCATTCATATTGGCAGCACACAGACAGTTGAGTGCAATGCACCCAATTTACAAGCTTTTGGATCCTCATATGAGATATACCCTTGTAATCAATGCATTGGCCCGACAAGGCTTAATCAACGCGGATGGAGTCATTGAGTCGTGCTTCACTCCCGGCCGCTACGCCATGGAAATCAGTGCTGCTGCCTATAAAGATTGGCGCTTTGACACCCAAAGCCTTCCAGCAGATCTCATCCGCCG GGGAATGGCAGTGCCTGACCCAACACAACCCCATGGTGTGAAACTTGTGCTTGAAGATTACCCATATGGCAGTGATGGACTACTAATCTGGGGAGCAATTGAAAACTTTGTCCGAACCTATGTTGAACATTATTACCCAGATTCGAGCCTAATCCGAAGTGACAGGGAGTTACAAGATTGGTACTCAGAGTCCATCAATGTAGGCCATGCTGATCTTCGCAACGAAACATGGTGGCCTTCACTCTCAACACCAGATGACCTTGTTTCAATCCTCAGCACCCTAATTTGGCTAGCCTCAGCTCAACATGCTGCACTTAATTTTGCACAATACCCCTATGGTGGGTATGTCCCGAATCGCCCACCATTGATGAGAAGATTAATCCCTGAAGAGACTGACCCGGAATATGCTAACTTCTTAGCAGACCCACAAAAGTACTTTCTATCATCATTGCCTAGTGTTCTTCAGGCCACGAAATACATGGCTGTTGTGGACACATTGTCAACACATTCACCAGATGAAGAGTACCTTGGGGAGAGACAACAGCCCTCGACTTGGTCCGGCGATGCTGATGTGGTTGAGGCGTTCTACAAGTTCTCGGCTGAGATTAGAGACATAGAGAAAGAGATTGATAGAAGGAATAGCGATCCAACCCTTAAGCATAGGTGTGGAGCTGGAGTTTTGCCTTATGAGTTACTAGCACCGAGTTCGGAACCTGGGATTACATGTCGTGGTGTGCCTAATAGTGTGTCAATTTGA
- the LOC133741559 gene encoding uncharacterized protein LOC133741559: MSSSGAVVKNKECKEEQHGGVQGRRERNSPREIGPREEENVGSIHHQHHHHDSDLDSNSPSSFTSSVLGGHDSETFTGSSSSSSTSVDCCSGNITEEDEDEDEDDGCTSILTSSAKISLVCGMECT, translated from the exons ATGTCATCTTCTG GTGCGGTGGTGAAGAACAAGGAGTGCAAGGAGGAACAGCACGGCGGTGTTCAAGGTCGCCGAGAGCGGAATAGCCCTCGAGAAATAGGGCCTAGAGAAGAAGAGAACGTGGGATCGATCCACCACCAGCACCACCACCATGACAGCGATTTGGACTCGAACAGTCCGTCCAGCTTTACCAGTAGTGTGTTGGGCGGCCACGATTCAGAGACTTTCACCGGCTCCAGCAGCAGCAGTAGCACCAGCGTTGACTGTTGCTCCGGTAATATTAccgaggaggatgaggatgaggatgaggatgatggCTGCACAAGTATACTTACTTCATCAGCTAAAATATCACTAGTATGTGGAATGGAATGCACTTGA